The proteins below come from a single Dinghuibacter silviterrae genomic window:
- a CDS encoding trifunctional MMPL family transporter/lysophospholipid acyltransferase/class I SAM-dependent methyltransferase, whose product MEKVLVRIYRYFDTHRPVFLTCFIGSFLLLGWFASRVHFEEDISKVLPKDPNVEKLNEVFRNSRFTERLVIMVSMKDSSARPDSLTAYAADLADGIRLKVGPYISRLTDKVDDSLTTSLFYTIGDHLPVFLDSADFTGIDSLITPEGLSSTLAANYKTLSSPAGLALKSMIVHDPVGITFLGLKKLRRLQYDDNFELYDQYVLTKDHCYLLMFLTPRYPVNNTGMNARLLNGIDAIRDSLGARNASATYFGAVAVSVGNALQLRKDTIITQGVTVIFLIIFIALYFHKKRAPIVILVPVLFGSLFALAAVYLIRGSISVIALGSGSVILGVAVNYSLHVFNHHRHRRDTASVIRDLAFPLTIGSFTTIGGFFCLEFVQSEMLRDLGLFAAFSLIGASFCSLVFLPHFLPKEPARARRKAAEPARPAQDAVADPAPAIHPAAGAGSAPAGPAQDAETAGSAQDAVADEADARLSWIDRLATLRPEYNRYLMILILVATVVFAWQAPKVGFEADLNKMNYMSPSLKAAEATLRKISVFSYQSVYVVTEGKDLNQALETGEKVDEQVDDLVRKGVVKKYSGVSSLLLSDSLQRLRIDRWNRYWAPAKKALLLKNLDVAATAQGFKPGAFNAFATVLDTPYAPVDRATLDQVRRSYLDDYITETPGKAQVVTLVKVTPEGRQAVYDRFAGTPGVAVLDRQYLTAKFIDLINNDFGSIAWMSALLVFTVLLLTYGRIELTLMSFIPMVITFLWILGIMALLKVDFNIINIIISAFIFGMGDDYSLFIMDGLLQEYKTGKKNLDSYKSSIFLSAITTMAGLGVLIFAGHPALRSIAIISIVGMLCVVVLSQIVIPFLFKVLIADRVSKGRFPWTLSGFLKTLVSYTYFVLGSLLLTLIGLILVKLRPFGKRRSKYCFHVIKSAFIRSLIYVMVNVRKKIINPLGEDFSKPALVIVNHQSFLDSLLIQMQYPKLLLLTNSWVWHSPVMGGIVRLADYYPIMHGAEGSVDLLRQKVAEGYSIVVFPEGSRSRDGQIRRFHKGAFYLAQELGLDILPIMLHGSGYTITKGDFLLKDGRITIKFLPRIPAGAAPPAAIDLGAASYSDRAKAVARYFREQFATFSEECEQPRYYRELLLYNYIYKGPVLEWYMRVKTAMEDNYQLFHDLLPRQGDILDIGCGYGFMSYFLSMCAKDRRITAFDYDEDKVEVAAHAFLASGAVPAGGERTPVRWLQADATTYEFDRSYHGIVLADMLHYLQPDDRQVLVRRCIRHLSPGGVLLIRDGDKDLQKRHRGTRFTEWFSTRFYGFNKTTKAGLSFFSFSVIRDIATEMGMECQPIDNTTFTSNVIYVIRHRQ is encoded by the coding sequence ATGGAAAAGGTCCTTGTCCGCATCTATAGGTATTTTGACACACACAGACCGGTTTTTCTCACCTGCTTTATCGGGAGCTTTCTCCTTCTGGGCTGGTTTGCCAGCCGCGTACACTTCGAAGAAGACATTTCCAAGGTCCTGCCCAAGGATCCCAACGTCGAAAAGCTAAACGAGGTCTTCCGGAATTCGCGGTTTACGGAGCGGCTGGTGATCATGGTGTCGATGAAGGACTCCAGCGCCCGGCCGGACAGCCTGACGGCTTATGCGGCGGACCTGGCGGACGGAATCCGGCTTAAGGTCGGTCCTTATATCTCACGGTTGACGGACAAGGTCGACGACAGCCTGACGACCTCCCTTTTTTATACCATCGGGGATCACCTCCCTGTTTTTCTGGATTCGGCCGACTTTACAGGTATCGACAGCCTGATTACCCCGGAGGGACTTTCATCTACGCTGGCTGCGAATTACAAGACCCTCTCCTCCCCCGCGGGCCTGGCGCTCAAAAGCATGATCGTACACGACCCCGTGGGGATCACCTTCCTGGGGCTCAAAAAACTGCGCCGGCTCCAGTACGATGACAATTTCGAGCTGTACGACCAATACGTCCTCACCAAGGACCACTGCTACCTGCTGATGTTCCTGACACCCCGGTACCCCGTCAACAATACGGGAATGAACGCCCGCCTGTTAAATGGGATCGACGCCATCCGCGACTCCCTGGGCGCCCGCAACGCGTCCGCCACCTACTTCGGCGCCGTCGCGGTGTCCGTGGGTAATGCGCTCCAGCTAAGAAAAGACACGATCATCACCCAAGGCGTGACCGTCATTTTCCTCATCATTTTTATCGCCCTGTATTTCCACAAGAAAAGGGCCCCCATTGTCATCCTCGTGCCCGTCCTTTTCGGTTCTCTTTTTGCCCTCGCAGCGGTATACCTTATCCGGGGCAGCATTTCGGTGATCGCGCTCGGGAGCGGTTCCGTCATTTTGGGGGTGGCGGTAAACTATTCGCTACACGTCTTTAACCACCACCGGCACCGGCGGGACACCGCCTCCGTGATCCGGGACCTGGCTTTCCCGCTGACCATCGGGAGCTTTACCACGATCGGGGGGTTCTTTTGCCTGGAGTTTGTGCAGTCGGAGATGTTGCGCGACCTGGGGTTGTTTGCGGCGTTTAGCCTGATCGGGGCGTCTTTTTGCTCGCTGGTGTTCTTACCGCATTTCCTGCCGAAGGAGCCCGCGCGGGCCCGGCGGAAGGCCGCTGAGCCCGCGCGCCCTGCGCAAGACGCCGTGGCTGACCCGGCGCCAGCCATCCACCCGGCCGCAGGAGCCGGGTCAGCGCCAGCCGGGCCGGCACAAGACGCCGAGACCGCCGGCTCCGCGCAAGACGCCGTGGCCGACGAGGCGGACGCCCGCCTCTCCTGGATCGACCGCCTCGCGACCCTGCGCCCCGAATACAACCGCTACCTCATGATCCTGATCCTTGTGGCCACGGTTGTCTTTGCCTGGCAGGCGCCAAAGGTGGGCTTTGAGGCGGATCTCAACAAAATGAACTACATGTCGCCCTCGCTCAAGGCGGCGGAGGCGACGCTCAGAAAGATCAGTGTTTTTTCCTACCAATCCGTCTATGTGGTGACGGAAGGGAAAGACCTGAACCAGGCCCTGGAAACGGGGGAAAAAGTCGACGAACAGGTGGACGACCTCGTCCGGAAGGGCGTTGTCAAAAAATATTCGGGTGTATCCTCCCTGCTCCTGTCGGATTCGCTCCAACGGCTCCGGATCGACCGCTGGAACCGCTATTGGGCACCGGCGAAAAAGGCGCTGCTCCTCAAAAACCTGGATGTCGCCGCGACGGCCCAGGGCTTTAAACCCGGCGCGTTCAACGCCTTTGCCACCGTGCTGGACACGCCCTACGCCCCCGTGGACAGGGCGACCCTGGACCAGGTTCGCCGGTCTTACTTAGACGACTATATCACGGAAACCCCGGGCAAGGCCCAGGTGGTGACCCTGGTCAAGGTTACCCCCGAAGGCCGGCAGGCGGTGTACGACCGGTTTGCGGGTACCCCCGGCGTCGCGGTGCTCGACCGGCAGTACCTGACCGCCAAGTTTATTGACCTGATTAACAACGACTTCGGAAGCATCGCCTGGATGAGTGCGCTCCTCGTTTTTACCGTGCTTTTGCTCACCTATGGCCGGATCGAGCTCACCTTGATGAGCTTTATCCCCATGGTCATCACTTTTTTGTGGATCCTGGGGATCATGGCGTTGTTAAAGGTGGACTTCAACATCATCAACATCATCATCTCCGCCTTTATCTTCGGCATGGGCGACGACTACAGCCTGTTTATCATGGACGGGTTGCTCCAGGAATACAAGACCGGGAAGAAAAACCTCGACTCGTACAAATCCTCCATTTTCCTTAGTGCCATTACCACCATGGCCGGTCTCGGCGTGTTGATCTTTGCCGGCCACCCCGCCCTGCGGTCCATCGCCATCATTTCCATTGTGGGTATGCTTTGCGTGGTGGTGCTTAGCCAGATCGTCATTCCCTTTTTGTTCAAAGTCCTCATCGCCGACCGCGTGTCCAAGGGCCGCTTCCCGTGGACGCTCTCCGGTTTTTTAAAGACGCTCGTCTCGTACACCTACTTTGTGTTGGGCAGCCTGTTGCTCACCCTGATCGGACTTATCCTCGTCAAGCTCCGCCCCTTTGGCAAACGCCGGAGCAAGTACTGTTTCCACGTCATCAAATCCGCCTTTATCCGTTCGCTCATCTACGTAATGGTCAACGTCCGGAAAAAGATCATCAATCCACTGGGCGAAGACTTCTCCAAACCCGCGCTGGTCATCGTCAACCACCAATCCTTCCTGGACAGCCTCCTGATCCAGATGCAATACCCCAAACTCCTGCTCCTCACCAACAGTTGGGTATGGCACTCCCCCGTCATGGGCGGCATCGTCCGCCTGGCCGACTACTACCCCATCATGCACGGCGCTGAGGGCAGCGTCGACCTGCTCCGCCAAAAGGTCGCCGAGGGCTACTCCATCGTCGTTTTCCCCGAGGGCTCCCGCTCCCGCGACGGCCAGATCCGCCGTTTCCACAAAGGCGCGTTCTACCTCGCCCAGGAGCTGGGGCTGGACATCCTGCCGATCATGTTGCACGGATCGGGGTATACCATTACAAAAGGGGACTTTTTGCTCAAGGATGGGCGGATTACCATCAAGTTTCTGCCGCGGATTCCGGCGGGGGCCGCGCCACCAGCGGCCATAGACCTCGGCGCCGCATCCTATAGCGACCGCGCGAAAGCCGTCGCCCGCTACTTCCGCGAACAGTTCGCCACCTTCTCCGAGGAATGCGAGCAACCGCGTTACTATCGCGAACTTTTGCTCTACAATTACATCTATAAGGGCCCCGTCCTTGAATGGTATATGCGCGTCAAGACCGCGATGGAGGACAATTACCAACTGTTTCATGACCTCCTGCCCCGCCAGGGCGACATCCTGGATATTGGATGCGGGTACGGCTTTATGAGCTACTTCCTGTCGATGTGTGCGAAAGACCGGAGGATCACGGCCTTTGACTATGACGAGGACAAGGTGGAGGTGGCGGCCCATGCTTTTTTGGCCTCGGGCGCGGTGCCCGCCGGGGGCGAGCGCACACCCGTGCGCTGGCTGCAGGCGGACGCGACGACCTACGAGTTTGACCGGTCCTACCACGGGATCGTACTGGCCGATATGTTGCACTACCTGCAACCGGACGACCGGCAGGTGCTGGTCCGCCGGTGTATCCGCCACCTCAGTCCCGGCGGCGTTTTGCTGATCCGGGACGGGGACAAGGACCTCCAAAAGCGCCACCGGGGCACGCGGTTTACGGAGTGGTTCAGCACCCGGTTCTACGGGTTTAACAAGACCACCAAGGCGGGGCTGTCGTTTTTCTCTTTTAGCGTGATCCGCGACATTGCGACGGAGATGGGGATGGAGTGCCAGCCGATCGACAATACTACCTTTACGTCAAATGTGATTTATGTCATCCGGCATCGGCAGTGA
- a CDS encoding serine hydrolase domain-containing protein, which translates to MKHIALVICVGGILISCGAKQPNDSKSQTDVRKDTVAVIKRPKVSTEEFNRIYSLSDNFYSSLERSGFNGSFLVAKDDSIIYERYRGFENLRTKTPPVGEHSAFHLASVSKTFTAMAVLKLMEEKKIVLDSSVQYYLPAFPYPGITVKMLLNHRSGLPNYLYWVATTNWDKHTYLTNDSLLALLARLKPKVMTRPNTHFHYCNTNYAMLALIVEKVTGMPFPQYMKQTIFDPLGMTDTHIVTSADLQDVMPSYMGNGRIVPWSYLDGTYGDKNVYSTTHDLLKWDQALRTDFLTKASLDMAYAPYSFEKPGIRNYGLGWHLFLYPTEKVIFHNGYWHGNNTVFFRLIKEGYTIIVLGNRYDRYIYHVQPLAESLTGRKFNAKGAPEPDSEDSGDTGDGGGR; encoded by the coding sequence ATGAAACATATTGCCCTGGTTATTTGTGTTGGAGGTATTTTGATCAGTTGTGGCGCCAAACAGCCGAACGATAGTAAGTCACAAACGGACGTTCGCAAAGACACCGTTGCCGTGATCAAACGTCCGAAGGTGTCCACGGAAGAGTTCAACCGCATCTATTCACTGTCTGACAACTTCTATAGCTCGCTCGAACGTTCGGGTTTCAACGGATCTTTCCTGGTGGCCAAGGACGACAGCATTATATACGAACGTTACAGGGGCTTTGAAAACCTGCGTACAAAAACGCCGCCCGTTGGCGAACACAGCGCGTTCCACCTGGCGTCGGTGTCCAAGACGTTTACCGCCATGGCTGTGTTGAAATTGATGGAGGAAAAAAAGATCGTCCTCGACAGCAGCGTACAATATTATCTGCCGGCGTTCCCCTACCCCGGCATCACGGTCAAGATGTTGCTCAACCACCGCAGCGGTCTGCCCAACTATTTGTATTGGGTAGCCACCACGAACTGGGACAAACACACCTATCTGACCAACGACAGCCTCCTGGCGTTGCTGGCGCGGTTAAAGCCGAAGGTGATGACCAGGCCCAATACGCACTTCCATTACTGCAACACCAACTATGCGATGCTGGCGCTTATCGTGGAGAAGGTTACGGGTATGCCTTTTCCTCAATACATGAAGCAAACCATTTTCGATCCCCTCGGGATGACAGACACCCACATCGTCACCTCGGCGGACCTCCAGGACGTCATGCCTTCTTACATGGGCAACGGCCGCATCGTCCCCTGGTCTTACCTCGACGGGACCTACGGCGACAAGAATGTCTATTCCACCACCCACGACCTCCTGAAATGGGACCAGGCGCTCCGCACCGACTTCCTCACCAAGGCGTCGCTCGACATGGCCTACGCTCCTTATAGCTTTGAAAAGCCCGGGATCCGCAACTACGGCCTCGGCTGGCACCTGTTCCTTTACCCCACCGAAAAGGTCATCTTTCACAACGGCTACTGGCATGGGAACAACACCGTCTTTTTCCGGCTGATCAAAGAAGGGTATACCATCATCGTCCTCGGGAACCGGTACGACCGTTATATTTATCATGTACAACCCCTGGCCGAATCCCTGACGGGCCGGAAATTTAACGCCAAGGGCGCGCCCGAGCCCGACTCGGAAGATAGCGGGGATACCGGGGACGGGGGCGGGCGCTAA
- the serA gene encoding phosphoglycerate dehydrogenase, with translation MSEKKLTSYPKEKINILLLENISERAANTFTNNGYAHVTRLSGALSEEELIKQIKDVHLLGIRSKTKVSKAVLEAAPKLQAIGCFCIGVNQVDLKSATNHGVTVFNAPYSNTRSVAELVMAASIFLIRRIPDKNKAAHDGIWLKESKGSYELRGKTLGIIGYGNIGSQVSVLAEALGMKVVFYDVLTKLPLGNARRAHTLEELMGVSDIITLHVPETPRTKMMITAGVIAHAKKGAILINYARGEVVDLDALATAMKEGRISGAAVDVYPWEPEKNGDRFETPLQGLSNVILTPHIGGSTEEAQANIGEDVSDKLFHYLENGVTIGSHTVPELNLPPQEGTHRILHIHRNVPGVLSEINSALSTHQVNILAQYLKTNEEIGYVVLDVDQQISAKAAELLREVKNTIKVRMLY, from the coding sequence ATGTCTGAAAAAAAATTAACAAGCTATCCCAAAGAAAAGATCAACATCCTCCTTCTCGAAAACATTAGCGAAAGAGCCGCCAACACCTTTACAAACAACGGTTATGCCCATGTGACGCGCCTTTCGGGCGCCCTGAGCGAAGAAGAACTCATCAAACAGATCAAAGACGTTCACCTGCTGGGCATCCGGTCCAAGACAAAAGTCTCCAAAGCCGTGCTGGAAGCGGCTCCCAAGCTCCAGGCCATCGGTTGTTTCTGTATCGGGGTCAACCAGGTCGACCTCAAATCGGCCACCAACCACGGCGTCACGGTTTTCAACGCTCCCTATTCCAATACACGGTCCGTGGCCGAGCTGGTCATGGCCGCCTCCATATTCCTCATCCGCCGCATCCCGGACAAGAACAAGGCCGCCCACGACGGCATCTGGCTGAAAGAATCCAAAGGCAGCTACGAACTTCGTGGTAAAACACTGGGAATCATTGGTTACGGCAACATCGGCTCCCAGGTCAGCGTCCTGGCCGAGGCCCTGGGGATGAAGGTTGTCTTTTATGACGTCCTCACCAAGCTCCCCCTGGGGAACGCCCGCCGGGCGCATACCCTGGAAGAGCTGATGGGCGTTTCCGACATCATCACCCTCCACGTCCCCGAAACCCCCCGGACAAAGATGATGATCACGGCCGGGGTCATCGCCCACGCCAAGAAAGGCGCTATCCTGATCAACTACGCCCGGGGCGAGGTCGTTGACCTGGACGCCCTGGCCACGGCCATGAAAGAAGGCCGCATCAGCGGCGCCGCCGTCGACGTCTACCCCTGGGAACCCGAAAAGAACGGGGATCGCTTCGAGACCCCGCTCCAGGGGCTGTCCAACGTCATCCTCACCCCCCATATCGGCGGGTCGACCGAAGAGGCCCAGGCCAACATCGGCGAAGACGTTTCCGACAAGCTCTTTCACTACCTGGAAAACGGGGTGACCATCGGGTCGCATACGGTGCCTGAGCTGAACCTGCCACCCCAGGAAGGAACCCATCGCATCCTCCACATCCATCGCAACGTCCCTGGCGTGCTTTCCGAAATCAACTCGGCTTTGTCTACCCACCAGGTCAACATCCTGGCGCAGTACCTGAAGACCAACGAGGAAATCGGGTACGTCGTCCTTGACGTCGATCAGCAGATCTCCGCGAAAGCGGCGGAATTGCTCCGCGAGGTTAAGAATACCATCAAGGTGCGGATGCTGTACTAG